The proteins below come from a single Parachlamydiales bacterium genomic window:
- the dnaJ gene encoding molecular chaperone DnaJ, whose product MADYYEVLEIQKNATAEEIKKAYRKQAVKFHPDKNPGDAEAEKRFKEISEAYEVLSNDKKREMYDRFGKDGVNAGMSGGHPGGFSSMDEALRTFMGAFGGDSMFDSIFGGMGGGQAHGGNSARQGASKRVTITLSFEEAAKGVDKELAISNYVRCKECTGRGTSNPKGISTCSTCSGHGQVFEQRGFFSMSMTCPKCGGRGQVITDPCKSCRGEGVVKEKQHVKVHIPAGVDNGMRLKMSGYGDAGAGGGPPGDLYVFINVEPHGIFEREGNDILLTLPISFSEAALGCKKDVPTLGGQTVRVTIPEGTQSGKIFRVKGSGFPDVHSNGGAFGRQAKGDLLVKVVVETPTKLTERQKQLMKEFEALESPTNTPQRKGFLDKIKSLFSS is encoded by the coding sequence ATGGCAGATTATTACGAAGTTTTAGAAATCCAAAAAAATGCCACAGCCGAGGAGATCAAAAAGGCGTATCGCAAGCAAGCGGTTAAATTCCATCCCGATAAGAATCCCGGTGATGCCGAAGCTGAAAAGCGCTTTAAAGAGATCTCCGAAGCATACGAAGTTCTAAGCAATGATAAAAAACGCGAAATGTACGACCGTTTCGGTAAAGACGGTGTCAATGCCGGCATGAGCGGCGGCCATCCGGGTGGGTTTTCCTCTATGGATGAAGCCTTGCGTACTTTTATGGGAGCTTTTGGCGGCGATTCCATGTTCGATAGTATTTTCGGCGGCATGGGCGGCGGCCAAGCACACGGCGGTAATTCAGCCCGCCAAGGTGCTAGCAAACGTGTGACAATCACCCTAAGTTTTGAAGAAGCAGCCAAAGGCGTTGATAAAGAGTTAGCTATCAGCAATTACGTCCGCTGTAAAGAATGTACAGGGCGCGGCACCAGCAATCCCAAAGGGATCTCCACCTGTTCTACCTGTAGCGGCCACGGACAAGTCTTTGAACAACGCGGCTTTTTCAGCATGTCTATGACGTGCCCAAAATGCGGCGGCCGTGGACAAGTCATTACCGATCCTTGCAAATCCTGCCGCGGTGAGGGCGTTGTTAAAGAAAAGCAACACGTCAAAGTGCATATTCCTGCTGGCGTTGACAATGGCATGCGTCTAAAGATGAGCGGTTACGGCGATGCCGGAGCCGGAGGTGGCCCGCCAGGGGACCTTTATGTATTCATCAATGTTGAACCGCACGGTATTTTTGAGCGAGAGGGCAACGATATCCTCTTAACTCTTCCGATTAGCTTTAGCGAAGCTGCATTAGGCTGTAAGAAAGATGTTCCTACATTAGGCGGTCAGACTGTGCGTGTGACCATTCCTGAAGGCACGCAGAGTGGTAAGATCTTCCGTGTGAAAGGTTCAGGCTTCCCTGATGTACATAGCAATGGCGGAGCGTTTGGACGTCAAGCTAAGGGGGATTTGCTTGTTAAAGTTGTGGTAGAGACTCCTACCAAGCTGACCGAAAGACAGAAGCAGTTGATGAAAGAGTTTGAAGCGCTGGAGAGCCCTACGAACACTCCTCAGCGTAAAGGCTTTTTAGACAAAATCAAAAGCTTGTTCAGCAGTTAA
- a CDS encoding undecaprenyl-diphosphate phosphatase — MSIIEALFLGVIQGLTEFLPISSSGHLMLMQGLLGMQNLRGLMLFDLVCHLGTLGALFVYFRDNIKHLFAEHGRLFFLICLGTLPLFFIVPFKSWVDKAFETPTWLWLAFLTTGIILYFGEYFGRDKGDDIRPLQAFSVGAAQAFAVIPGISRSGTTISASRIVGIPRRKAVVFSFLLAIPAILGGTVLEAAHIFFKPHAVVAANVGLLQYAVGFIFSFIAGIASLGVVMRIVLNDALKYFAWYCFAISAFCLFYFVIL, encoded by the coding sequence ATGTCCATTATTGAAGCGCTGTTCCTTGGTGTCATCCAAGGCTTGACCGAATTCCTGCCTATTAGTTCTTCCGGTCATCTTATGCTTATGCAAGGACTGCTCGGAATGCAAAACCTGCGCGGCCTGATGCTTTTTGATCTTGTCTGTCATTTAGGAACTCTGGGCGCCCTCTTTGTTTATTTCCGCGACAATATCAAACATCTTTTTGCCGAGCATGGCCGCCTTTTCTTTTTAATCTGCTTGGGAACACTTCCCCTCTTCTTTATCGTCCCTTTTAAATCATGGGTAGATAAAGCTTTTGAAACGCCTACATGGCTTTGGCTCGCTTTCCTCACCACAGGGATTATCCTTTACTTTGGTGAATACTTCGGCAGAGATAAAGGAGACGACATCCGCCCCCTACAAGCTTTCTCTGTCGGCGCAGCACAAGCCTTTGCTGTTATTCCAGGAATTTCTCGCAGTGGCACGACAATTTCTGCTTCCAGGATCGTCGGCATTCCCAGGCGTAAAGCCGTGGTTTTTTCTTTTCTCCTAGCAATCCCTGCAATTTTAGGAGGAACTGTTCTAGAGGCAGCTCATATTTTTTTCAAACCCCACGCTGTAGTTGCCGCGAATGTAGGCTTGCTTCAATATGCCGTAGGGTTTATTTTCTCGTTTATTGCCGGCATCGCCTCCCTAGGTGTGGTGATGCGCATCGTACTAAACGATGCGCTAAAATACTTTGCGTGGTACTGTTTTGCCATCAGCGCATTTTGCTTGTTCTATTTTGTTATTCTCTAA
- a CDS encoding DNA translocase FtsK encodes MTRKRHHSHQQHPLPAAAPVKTTQPLPQEVKGLIVLAITLIFLVSTLSFAYASHSSNWLGALGHTIGKIIFAAFGLGSYFLFLLMAWVGWRILLNKPLHNLKKNILCSLLCIAAVNLIFCIVEDTLPDLRTWLGQTFIPQMWIKKLKFHLGGAPFYFIYHDIPKANLLGMLNTLGVTLLALSMLGLGLLYLCKSDLQRLMLKTAEYYTHCVAWVRVKLSTPPKEEPAQNISIEEIDPPPITLPAKLPSKRRPQRVLMALPPQNSEPFIEDQTHPPLEEEETSPEDRREKALRAQRAYNGDFQAYDLPSAARLTPAKPIDSAQLDEILRHQADILEETLLNFGIVAKVGNINCGPTITSFEVHPSVGVKVQRIKALEDDIALNLEARSIRIIAPIPGKAAVGVEVPSPFPQEVGFQDILLAYQRGNKRFHIPILLGKAVNGEYVMSDLAKMPHLIIAGATGSGKSVCINTIVMSIVLNARPDEVRLVMVDPKKVELTPYSPLPHMLAPVITEPSGACAALQWLVKEMESRYELLKLLGYRNIDSFNTRTPDAEKEASLNRDVPEKLFYIVGIIDELADLMMVSSHDIETYIARIAQMARAVGIHLILATQRPSREVITGLIKANFPARISFKVASRVNSQIILDETGAETLLGNGDMLFLPPGTSTLMRAQGAYIRDEDINRVIQKICEQSPPRYIINSFDDMHISGFGNELESEDGPLDPLYEQAKEVILSTGNASTTFLQRKLKMGYARAAGVMDQLERQGIIGPAEGSKPRKILGKVHRQPEDDEDFDNEL; translated from the coding sequence ATGACGAGAAAAAGGCATCACTCACATCAGCAGCATCCATTGCCTGCAGCGGCGCCCGTAAAAACGACGCAGCCATTACCCCAAGAAGTTAAGGGGTTGATCGTCCTTGCCATCACACTTATTTTTCTCGTTAGCACCCTTAGTTTTGCTTATGCTTCCCACTCCTCCAATTGGCTAGGAGCATTGGGTCATACTATCGGCAAGATTATTTTTGCCGCTTTCGGCTTGGGTTCCTATTTTCTCTTTTTGCTGATGGCTTGGGTCGGATGGAGAATCCTTTTAAACAAACCGCTGCATAACCTGAAAAAAAATATCCTCTGCTCTCTCCTTTGTATCGCAGCGGTTAACCTAATTTTCTGCATAGTAGAAGACACACTACCGGATCTGCGTACCTGGCTGGGTCAAACTTTCATCCCTCAGATGTGGATTAAAAAACTAAAGTTCCATCTTGGCGGCGCCCCTTTTTACTTTATCTATCACGATATTCCCAAGGCCAACCTTTTAGGAATGCTTAACACCTTAGGTGTGACCCTCTTAGCCTTAAGCATGCTCGGATTAGGACTGTTATATCTCTGCAAATCCGACCTGCAGCGCCTCATGCTCAAGACTGCTGAATATTACACACACTGCGTGGCTTGGGTGCGCGTAAAACTGTCAACGCCCCCTAAAGAAGAGCCAGCCCAAAATATCTCGATTGAAGAAATCGATCCCCCTCCTATCACCTTACCCGCTAAGCTGCCTTCCAAGCGTCGTCCCCAGCGTGTGTTGATGGCGTTACCACCACAAAATAGCGAACCTTTCATCGAAGACCAAACCCATCCTCCGCTTGAAGAAGAAGAAACTTCTCCGGAAGATAGACGTGAAAAAGCCTTGCGCGCGCAACGCGCCTATAACGGCGACTTCCAAGCCTACGATCTGCCTAGCGCAGCCCGGCTCACGCCTGCAAAACCTATTGACTCAGCACAACTGGACGAAATCCTAAGGCACCAGGCAGATATTTTGGAAGAAACCCTCCTCAATTTTGGCATTGTCGCAAAAGTGGGCAATATCAACTGCGGACCCACCATCACATCCTTTGAGGTTCATCCCTCCGTTGGAGTTAAAGTTCAGAGAATTAAAGCTTTAGAGGACGACATTGCCCTTAACTTAGAAGCAAGGTCGATCCGTATTATCGCCCCTATACCCGGTAAAGCCGCTGTAGGAGTAGAAGTTCCTAGTCCTTTTCCCCAAGAAGTCGGATTCCAAGATATCCTTCTTGCCTATCAGCGCGGCAATAAACGCTTCCATATTCCTATCTTGCTCGGCAAAGCTGTCAATGGCGAATACGTCATGAGCGATCTGGCAAAGATGCCGCACTTGATTATAGCAGGTGCGACAGGATCCGGTAAATCTGTCTGTATCAACACTATCGTAATGTCTATCGTCCTGAATGCACGTCCGGATGAAGTACGCCTAGTAATGGTCGATCCCAAGAAGGTGGAATTGACGCCTTACAGTCCCCTTCCCCATATGCTTGCACCAGTAATCACAGAACCTTCCGGAGCTTGCGCTGCTTTACAATGGCTGGTCAAAGAAATGGAAAGCCGCTACGAATTATTGAAGTTGCTAGGCTACCGCAATATCGACTCTTTCAATACACGTACGCCCGACGCAGAAAAAGAAGCCTCTTTAAATAGGGATGTCCCTGAAAAACTTTTCTATATTGTAGGCATCATCGACGAGCTTGCAGACCTAATGATGGTATCAAGCCATGATATTGAAACCTATATTGCACGCATTGCACAAATGGCCCGTGCCGTCGGCATCCACCTCATCCTCGCCACCCAACGCCCATCCAGAGAAGTCATCACCGGTCTGATCAAAGCCAACTTCCCTGCGCGCATTAGCTTTAAAGTCGCCAGCCGTGTGAATAGCCAGATTATCCTGGATGAGACAGGGGCTGAAACTTTGCTAGGCAATGGTGATATGCTGTTCCTCCCTCCGGGAACATCCACCTTAATGCGTGCCCAAGGCGCTTATATTCGCGACGAAGACATCAACCGCGTCATCCAAAAGATCTGCGAACAGTCCCCTCCCCGCTATATTATCAACTCTTTTGATGATATGCATATTTCAGGATTTGGGAACGAGTTGGAAAGTGAAGATGGACCGCTAGATCCACTCTATGAGCAAGCCAAGGAAGTAATTCTCAGCACAGGAAATGCTTCTACCACATTCTTGCAACGCAAACTTAAGATGGGCTATGCCCGTGCTGCCGGTGTAATGGACCAATTGGAGCGCCAAGGGATCATCGGACCGGCGGAAGGGAGCAAACCTAGAAAAATCTTAGGCAAGGTTCATCGTCAACCTGAGGACGACGAAGATTTCGATAATGAACTTTAA
- the rpsU gene encoding 30S ribosomal protein S21, with product MTAVKVRVGESIDKALRALKKRLDKEGVMKSVKAHRFYAKPSIKKRAKSKAALKYKRQR from the coding sequence ATGACAGCCGTTAAAGTTCGCGTCGGTGAGTCCATCGACAAAGCCCTAAGAGCATTGAAAAAACGCCTCGATAAAGAAGGTGTAATGAAATCCGTTAAAGCTCACCGTTTTTACGCTAAGCCCTCTATCAAAAAACGCGCGAAATCTAAAGCAGCTCTTAAATATAAGCGTCAACGCTAG
- the lon gene encoding endopeptidase La → MSTEDSTLPDLEALILEAIDAAKTSFAQIKGVPQEIYIYPVTRRPFFPGMAAPIVIEPGPLYESLKIIAQSETKYVGLLLSKKEVEDIYKVKFDELYDVGVLARILRIVPMEKGGAQVVLGMENRFKIITPLEDSNQLKALVEVCEEERVDNEITKAYSISIISTIKDLLKLNPLYKEELQIFLGHSDFTEPGKLADFAVALTTASREELQSVLETLDIQKRLEKTLELLKKEHDISVLQHSISQKIDATVAKTQKEFFLREQLKAIKKELGLEKDDKSLDKEKFEARIKERKIPDDIMTVIQEELHKLSVIEVHSSEYGVIRNYLDWLTIMPWGIFSEDCLDVNHAEKILNEDHYGLEDIKERILEFISVGKLAGGIKGNIICLVGPPGVGKTSIGKSIAHALNRKFYRFSVGGMRDEAEIKGHRRTYVGAMPGKLLQALKFCKTMNPVIMLDEVDKMGNSYQGDPASALLEVLDPEQNREFLDHYLDVRTDLSNVLFIVTANILDTIPPPLRDRMEILRLSGYIQDEKVEIANKYLIPRNRKAMGLKTSSATFSKGAIRAIINGYAREAGVRNLENQIKKIMRKIAMRIVKDGSGNKHPINEKNLFEYLGKPMHTTDRFYEHTPIGVCTGLAWTAMGGATLYIESTKVPSEKTEMKLTGQAGSVMKESSEIAWTYLNSSLHKYAPGRNFFEKSQVHIHIPEGATPKDGPSAGITMVTALISLLNETPVLENLGMTGELTLTGRVLAIGGVKEKLVAARRSGLKTIIMPKDNLRDFEELPNYLKKGLTVHFIEHYDEVFKIAFPED, encoded by the coding sequence TTGTCCACAGAAGATTCTACCCTTCCCGATTTAGAAGCATTAATCCTTGAAGCGATCGATGCAGCAAAGACATCCTTCGCTCAAATCAAAGGTGTTCCCCAGGAAATTTACATTTATCCTGTGACACGCCGCCCCTTTTTTCCGGGCATGGCAGCTCCTATTGTCATCGAACCGGGCCCCCTCTATGAATCACTCAAAATTATTGCCCAAAGCGAAACAAAATATGTAGGGCTTTTGCTGAGCAAAAAAGAAGTCGAAGATATCTATAAAGTAAAATTCGACGAGCTTTACGACGTAGGCGTCCTTGCGCGCATTTTACGTATCGTCCCGATGGAAAAAGGCGGAGCGCAAGTTGTCTTAGGAATGGAAAACCGTTTTAAAATCATTACTCCTCTAGAAGATTCCAACCAATTGAAAGCTCTTGTTGAAGTCTGCGAAGAAGAACGGGTAGATAATGAAATTACGAAAGCCTATTCCATCAGTATAATCTCCACTATTAAAGACCTGCTGAAGCTTAATCCCCTTTATAAAGAAGAGCTTCAAATTTTCTTAGGCCATTCCGACTTTACAGAACCCGGAAAACTTGCTGACTTTGCTGTTGCATTAACGACTGCTTCACGTGAGGAATTGCAATCTGTCCTTGAGACGCTGGATATACAAAAACGTCTAGAGAAAACCTTAGAGCTTCTTAAGAAAGAGCATGACATTAGCGTGCTGCAGCACAGCATCAGCCAAAAAATTGACGCAACAGTAGCAAAAACTCAAAAAGAATTCTTTTTAAGGGAACAGCTGAAAGCGATCAAAAAAGAACTCGGTCTTGAAAAAGACGATAAGTCACTCGATAAGGAAAAATTCGAAGCCCGCATTAAAGAGCGCAAAATTCCCGATGATATTATGACTGTCATCCAGGAAGAGCTGCATAAACTTAGTGTCATCGAAGTACACTCCTCTGAATACGGCGTCATCCGAAACTACCTAGACTGGCTTACCATAATGCCTTGGGGCATTTTTAGTGAAGATTGCCTCGATGTCAATCATGCCGAAAAAATACTGAACGAAGACCATTACGGCCTCGAAGATATCAAAGAACGCATCCTCGAATTCATCAGCGTCGGCAAACTTGCAGGCGGCATCAAGGGCAATATCATCTGCCTCGTCGGCCCCCCGGGCGTTGGTAAAACCAGTATCGGAAAAAGCATCGCCCACGCCTTAAATCGAAAGTTCTACCGTTTCTCCGTCGGTGGCATGCGTGACGAAGCTGAAATCAAAGGACACCGCCGCACTTACGTAGGTGCTATGCCCGGTAAGCTGCTGCAAGCACTGAAATTCTGCAAAACGATGAACCCCGTCATCATGCTGGACGAAGTCGATAAGATGGGCAACAGCTACCAAGGCGATCCTGCATCCGCATTGTTGGAAGTCCTTGATCCCGAACAAAACCGCGAATTCTTAGACCACTATCTGGATGTACGCACAGACCTTTCTAACGTGCTGTTTATTGTCACAGCCAATATCCTTGATACCATACCTCCCCCATTGCGCGACAGGATGGAGATCCTAAGGCTATCCGGCTATATCCAGGATGAGAAAGTCGAAATCGCCAATAAATACCTTATTCCACGCAACCGTAAAGCAATGGGACTTAAAACATCCTCTGCGACCTTTAGTAAAGGGGCCATCCGCGCCATTATTAACGGCTACGCACGTGAAGCCGGTGTACGTAATCTTGAAAATCAGATCAAGAAAATCATGCGTAAAATCGCAATGCGTATTGTCAAAGATGGATCCGGCAACAAGCATCCCATCAACGAGAAGAATTTATTCGAGTATCTCGGAAAACCGATGCACACAACGGACCGTTTCTATGAGCATACACCCATCGGGGTTTGCACAGGCTTAGCATGGACAGCAATGGGCGGTGCAACGCTCTATATCGAGTCAACCAAGGTCCCTTCCGAAAAAACCGAAATGAAGCTGACAGGCCAAGCAGGCTCCGTCATGAAGGAATCTTCAGAAATTGCTTGGACATACCTAAACAGCTCACTGCATAAATATGCCCCTGGAAGAAACTTCTTCGAGAAATCCCAGGTGCACATCCATATTCCCGAGGGCGCAACACCAAAAGACGGTCCTTCTGCCGGAATAACAATGGTAACTGCACTCATTTCCCTCTTGAATGAAACTCCCGTTTTAGAAAATCTAGGGATGACAGGCGAACTGACACTCACCGGCCGCGTCCTTGCCATCGGTGGAGTCAAAGAGAAACTCGTCGCAGCCAGACGGTCAGGATTGAAAACTATCATCATGCCAAAAGATAACCTGCGCGACTTTGA
- a CDS encoding MBL fold metallo-hydrolase, which yields MGYCPLGSGSKGNCIYVASKTTKILIDAGLSAKATLERLQSINVDIGDIDAIVISHEHSDHIHGIKAIVNKYSIPLLANTETAKGIVGVLGFCPKFKIFSTGEPFTFGDIHIHSFSVPHDTLDPVMFTLTIDTVKLGICTDLGFATTLVQHQLQGCDYLLLESNHEPSMVDASPRPEFLKQRIKGRSGHLSNADCAKLLCTIAHDKLKHVHLAHLSRECNSPEKAMHVVTSLLKEQGIELNVEVAPQETLGRAVFF from the coding sequence ATGGGATACTGCCCACTCGGTTCGGGTTCTAAAGGTAATTGTATTTATGTCGCGTCTAAAACTACGAAGATACTTATTGATGCAGGACTTAGTGCTAAAGCTACATTAGAACGTCTGCAGTCAATTAACGTAGATATTGGGGATATCGATGCCATAGTGATCTCGCATGAACACAGCGACCATATCCATGGAATTAAGGCTATCGTTAATAAGTATTCCATCCCTCTCTTGGCGAATACCGAAACAGCCAAAGGAATCGTCGGAGTATTGGGTTTTTGTCCTAAGTTCAAAATCTTTTCTACCGGAGAACCTTTCACCTTCGGTGATATACATATCCACTCATTTTCCGTTCCGCATGACACTCTTGATCCGGTCATGTTTACCCTTACAATTGACACTGTCAAATTAGGCATTTGTACTGATCTGGGCTTTGCAACGACGTTGGTTCAGCATCAGCTTCAAGGTTGCGACTATCTTCTTTTAGAGTCAAATCACGAACCTTCGATGGTAGACGCTTCCCCACGCCCGGAGTTCCTCAAACAACGGATCAAAGGACGCAGCGGTCACCTTTCTAATGCCGATTGCGCTAAGCTCCTCTGCACTATCGCCCACGATAAACTAAAACATGTGCACCTAGCGCACCTATCGCGTGAGTGCAATTCACCCGAAAAAGCAATGCATGTTGTGACATCGCTATTGAAAGAACAAGGGATTGAATTGAATGTGGAAGTGGCCCCTCAAGAAACATTGGGTAGGGCTGTCTTTTTTTAA
- a CDS encoding HD domain-containing protein, translating to MSKESPLTTYRDVAEAHEAQHFHPKAALSKDHQRLGGADDDHRLPYKRDVDRIVHSKAYSRYVDKTQVVYLVDNDHITHRSLHVQLVSQFSRGIAEILRLNCNLVEAIALGHDVGHPPFGHEGEGYLSKLSEEFTGKPFAHPWQSCRLFTSIEPLNLGLAVYDGFLCHDGGMRELVLNPRFDKTWEDHQNDLAEKMKDVDKTIIPMTLEGCLVKLCDTMSYVGRDIEDAIQLGIIQREDVPKTYLGNANRVILSNLAADVIQQSYEQDYIAMSEEAYKALHTLRDFNFHNIYLHPKLKVESKKIERAYSILFHHLLEDMENRGPDSHVWKHFAENKSDAYKKETNNPVMVIDYISGMTDKYFVKVLEKLLVPMRIEWW from the coding sequence ATGTCAAAAGAATCACCCTTAACAACTTATCGCGACGTGGCGGAAGCTCATGAGGCGCAGCATTTTCATCCTAAAGCCGCCCTTTCCAAAGATCACCAACGTCTCGGCGGGGCAGATGACGATCATCGCCTACCGTATAAGCGCGATGTAGACCGTATTGTCCATTCTAAAGCCTATTCGCGCTATGTAGATAAAACGCAAGTGGTCTATCTAGTCGATAATGATCATATCACTCACCGCAGCCTGCACGTGCAGCTTGTCAGCCAGTTTTCGCGGGGCATAGCCGAAATCCTACGCCTGAACTGCAACCTAGTGGAAGCTATCGCACTAGGTCATGATGTCGGCCATCCACCGTTTGGACACGAAGGCGAAGGTTATCTTTCTAAGTTATCGGAAGAGTTTACCGGAAAACCTTTTGCTCATCCCTGGCAATCGTGCCGCCTATTTACCTCGATCGAACCCCTGAATCTTGGCTTAGCTGTTTACGACGGTTTCCTTTGCCACGACGGGGGCATGCGGGAGCTAGTCCTGAATCCCCGTTTTGATAAGACCTGGGAAGACCATCAAAACGATTTAGCAGAGAAGATGAAGGATGTAGATAAAACCATTATCCCCATGACATTAGAGGGATGCTTAGTCAAGTTATGTGATACGATGAGTTATGTCGGACGCGATATTGAAGATGCCATCCAGTTAGGTATCATCCAGCGCGAAGATGTCCCCAAAACATATTTGGGCAATGCCAACCGCGTGATATTAAGCAACCTAGCTGCCGACGTTATACAGCAGAGCTACGAACAAGACTATATCGCCATGTCGGAAGAAGCCTACAAAGCTCTGCATACTTTACGCGACTTTAACTTCCACAACATCTACCTCCACCCTAAACTTAAAGTGGAATCGAAGAAGATCGAGCGTGCCTATTCCATTCTCTTCCACCATCTGCTTGAAGATATGGAAAACCGTGGTCCGGATAGTCACGTATGGAAACACTTTGCTGAGAATAAATCCGATGCCTACAAAAAAGAAACCAACAATCCGGTTATGGTGATAGATTACATATCGGGGATGACAGACAAGTATTTCGTCAAAGTCCTAGAGAAATTGCTCGTTCCGATGAGGATCGAATGGTGGTAG
- the tsaB gene encoding tRNA (adenosine(37)-N6)-threonylcarbamoyltransferase complex dimerization subunit type 1 TsaB encodes MVVDTTLLIDTCTETGFTAVFSGGVLKFQSFLGSSFDSAQALIPTLHAALQKNSLSLNEVDLIGVTAGPGSYTGMRLGIISAKCLAYALKKPLVGVPSVEAYAPLGMTEGKFSVLLDARMGGVYGAIGSIQQGRIEYAPPFLLPLDKVAEKLEGIHVVVSPHANRLQDKTAFLRGKDWHEALPSPVLMAEAVKKRWLKGEYSLNAEVEILYLRRTQAEIEREK; translated from the coding sequence ATGGTGGTAGACACGACTTTACTTATAGATACCTGCACCGAAACAGGTTTCACAGCTGTGTTTTCTGGAGGAGTCCTCAAATTCCAATCTTTTCTTGGCAGCTCTTTCGATAGCGCTCAAGCTCTCATTCCCACCCTGCATGCTGCTCTTCAGAAAAATAGCCTCTCGCTGAATGAAGTAGATCTCATCGGCGTCACCGCCGGTCCAGGATCCTATACGGGAATGCGCTTAGGAATTATCTCCGCCAAATGTTTAGCGTATGCCCTAAAGAAACCCTTGGTCGGTGTGCCCAGCGTGGAAGCCTACGCGCCGCTCGGAATGACTGAAGGGAAGTTTTCAGTATTGTTGGATGCGCGCATGGGCGGCGTCTACGGCGCTATCGGTTCCATTCAGCAAGGCCGCATAGAATATGCCCCGCCTTTTTTATTGCCGCTGGATAAGGTTGCTGAAAAATTAGAAGGTATACACGTTGTTGTTTCACCCCACGCCAACCGTCTCCAAGATAAAACAGCTTTTTTACGTGGAAAAGACTGGCATGAAGCTCTCCCATCACCTGTTCTTATGGCAGAAGCAGTAAAAAAGCGCTGGTTGAAAGGGGAGTACTCTCTAAATGCCGAAGTGGAAATTCTCTATTTGCGGCGAACACAAGCGGAAATAGAAAGGGAAAAATGA